A window of Solanum stenotomum isolate F172 chromosome 9, ASM1918654v1, whole genome shotgun sequence genomic DNA:
TGATGCGACTAACAAAACAGAATAACATTTAGTACCAATTTTTATACTCAATCACATGCATCTATGTCAAATGACAAAGTACTTGCTGAACTATCAAAAGTTAATCCTACTCCTTGGAGTTGAGTCATGCCTAATATTGAAAAATCGTAATCCCATCCAACAAAAGCCAAGCAGTAGACCCCCCGATGGTTCACAATAACTCGTTCTTGTGTCAGAAGCAACATTGTACTCGAGTTTACGCTGCCAAAGTACAACTTCACTACAGGAAAGTATAAGTTACCACCACTCGGATATTCCCTATAGCAAGTGTCGAAAGTATTGCTTGGATCTTCAGCCATAGGAATATCTCGTACTTCTTCTCTGAATATGTAACGGAATACGATATAAAAATCATGAGGTAAAAGGGTAAAAGTTGTCCCTGTATCTACCAACATTCCACCACCCATATCTGATTTAAATTTCCACCATGAAGGACTCACTGGAACTTCTCGATCGTTAATATAAACTTTATTAATGTTGACATAATATAATGAAGGGAACCTATAGTTAAATAACAGTTTTGCTGATGTTGCTCTTGGCCACTTGCTTGTATGGAAACTAAGAGCTGATCCTTTTCCTGAATTAAAAGTTGGTAGACACATAGACATTATGTGACCCCTAAATTGAGATGGTAAAGAATATTGACCATCGCCACGACCAAGGCCAAGAATCCCAGCAGAGAAAGCACTGAAATTTTTTTCACCAGTTTGATCTTTGCTACATCCAAATGTGATCCTAATCGTTCGATGGTCATCTAAATTAAAAGTAATCACATCATCCGCTATGAAACCTTTTGTTTGCACATGATCCCCGTAGACCAAATCATATCTACACTCAAAATTTTCTTGATTACAATGAAAGGCCGGATCCACAGTCCTGCACCTTAAAGCATATTTATTACAGCCGATTATTCGAAATGTTTTGGATGCAGTAGAATCATATAGAGGTTGATCTTGTTTGTAACATGCCTCACATGGTCCACATTGCCACCAAACTAAATCACTTCCAGTGTCTATTAACAAGTAATTTTTGATCATTTGAGTGCCAATCAAAAAAGTCGCGACATACTCACCATTCCTGTAGATAGTATCCGTTGATTTTGGGACCAGCTCGAGCATCTCACCTCCTTGTGCACCATTTTGAGATTTAATAACCGAAGCTAAATAATTTGCTCTAGCATGAGATCGAGCAAGTCTATTTTCATGCAACGAGTCGTAGTccttgaattttgatttttcaaatacatcGCGATGGTAGACAGTAAAAGTATAGGATGGCATTGGAGGATCGGGAAGCTTAGTCTGATCGAGAGACATAAATCTTTTTCTAGCTTGCATTATGTAAGTTGAGTTGAGGGGTGATAGAGAATTTGTATTTCCCAACACAATAAAtagaattgagaaaataatagaaGTGAAAAGATGAAAATGGAGGATCTTTTCCATTGCTTCAATTTGTTTATGCAAATAGGAAGAAACACATAGTTAAATATAGAGGTTTgattctctttatatttttgtccaattaaggaaaatattttattttccaagAAAGACATTCCTAAAAAGAGAATGAATTAATCTTAGGGAATCTATGCTATTTAGGaactttattaattaaaattccTATTTACATCTCATCAattatatactccctctgtctaaTAATATTTGTCCATGAACACGTTACATAAAGATTGTAATGTCGATATTAAACGAGGACATGCTAATTTAATGACATACTTTTGGCCGTTTGATTGGTGAACAAGCTATATTGGTATTATTATGTCAGAATTATGTAATTCAAGGATAACATGATAATTGATATACTTTTATTGATAGATGCTTGATTCATTGGACTAAAAATGAGATATAGACGATATAATAACAAAGGCGACCCTGAAGTACTGTTGCATGTGGCTAGATTCAGGGGCAGAGGTACCGTTGTAGGTGCAAATTCGGTTCAATCTAATTGATTTGCTTCTAAATCCTGTTTGtgtttttaaaaagaaatcattttatatgtataattcgaTCACACAGAGAAATAACAAATCTTTTTTGATTCCACATCTAGTGATCGATACTGGCATTGGAGCCTGattaaatttgattgtgtcAGAAGTCACACATTTGGGGTAAAACACTCCCATACCACTTTGGCTCGGAGGTGTAGAGTAGAATGCCACGATAACGGGGATGCAATTGCAAAGCTTGTGGCGGTTTAATATAAAATGTAACCAGAAGTATATGATTTCTTCAAATTAGCAACCAAACAAATGAAAAGAAGCTATAGCAAATCCTTCTTTGTAGGATTCTCTCTCCAACTTCTCCGTAGATTTGTCAGGATCATTGTCGAAATTTGCAAAGTAGAACAATCCGCGAACTTGTTTAACCATTCAGGGAGCCAAGACACTACAAGGGCTCCAATCACAggaaatattttaacttatgaACATTGAAATCAAACACAAATCAAAAACCTACTTCCTCCTTATAAGTGTCCTCAAATTAGACAACAATAATCTAGAAGGTCTGATAACACCTGCAATAGGTTCGTTACATCGACTCAAGACATTCAATGTTGACAGGGAAATTCATGTGCTTCAGAACGCGTATGGAACTACCATACTCTGTTAATTGGTAGTTTTATGATCGATTTCAACTAACATAAAGTACAATACTCCTTCCATTCTAGTTTATGTGacataatttcctttttttaatccGTTACAAAAAATGTGGCAGGAAATACAAATCAATTAAAGTCATAATACCTAGATATATAGACACCTTAACTTAGTCATAGCAGACAACTAAACACTCCAACTTTGCAATTATGACACCTCAAGTCGTCTCCACTTTGTCAACTGAATACTTCAACTTACGAAATAATCATCTATGTTACCGTTTGGTAGGAAATAAAAAAACGAAGATTCTCAAGAGATAAACAGAGTTTAGCTTTATATTTATACTCAATAACAACTCAATCACATGCATCAATGTCAAATGACAAAGTACTTGATATAGTATCAAAAGTTAATCCTACACCTTGGAGTTGAGTCATGCCTAATACTGATCTCTCACTATTCCATCCAACGAAAGCCAAGCAGTAAAGCCCGCGATAGTGCACAACAACTCGTTCTTGTGCCAGAAGCAACATTGTACTCGAGTTTACGCTCCCAAAGTACAACTTCACAACAGGAAAGTATAAATCACGACCATTTGGATCTTCCTTATAGCAAGTGTCGAAAGGTTGGACTGGAATTTCAGCCATGGGAATATCTTGCACTTCTGCTCGGAATATGTAACGGAATACAGTATAGAAATCATGAGGAAAAGTTGTATAACTTGTCCCTGTATCCACGAACATTCCACTGTTCATCATAGGTCCTTTGAAATTCCACCACGAGGGGCTCACCGGAACCTCCCTATCGTTAataaaaactttataaatgtTGACAAAGTAAAATGAAGGGTACctataattaaataacaattttgCTGATTTTGCTCTTGGCCACTTGCTAGTTTGGAAACTCAGAACCGATCCTTTTCCTGAATCAAAAGATGGTAGACACATAGACATTACGTTTCCCCCAAATTGCGATGGTAACGAATATCCATCTGGGAGATCGCGTCCAAGGCCAACGATCCCAGACGCGAAAGAACTGAAATTTAGTTCACCAGTTTGATCTTTGCTACATCCAAATGTGATCCTAACTTGCCAATGTTCTACAAGAAAAGTAATCNGGTAACGAATATCCATCTGTGAGATCGCGTCCAAGGCCAATGATCCCAGAGGCGAAAGAACTGAAATTTAGTTCACCAGTTTGATCTTTGCTACATCCAAATGTGACCCTAACTTGCCAATGTTCTACAAGAAAAGTAATCACGTCGTCTGCTATAAAACCTTTTGTTTGTGAATTATCACCGTAATGCATATCATATCGACACTCGAAATTTTCTAGATTGCAATAATAGGCTGGACTCACAGTCCTGCAACTTTTACCATGTTGATTGCAACCGATTATTTGAAATGTTTTGGATGCAGTAGAATCATATAGAGGTTGATCTTGTTTGTAACATGCCTCACATGGTCCACATTGCCACCAAATTAAATCACTTCCAGTGTCTAATAACaagtaattttttatcatttgagTGCCAATCAAAAAAGACGCGACATACTCACCACTCCCATAGAAAATATCCGTTGATTTTTGGACCAGCTCGGGCAACTCACCTCCTTGTGCACCATTTTGGGATTCAAGAACCGAAGCTAAATAACTTGCTCTAGCATGACATCGAGCAAATCTATTTTCAAGCAACAAGTCgtaattcttgaattttgatttttcaaatacatcGCGATGGTAAATAGTAAAAGTATAGGATGGCATCGGAGGATCGGGAAGCGTAGTTGGATCAAGAGACATAAATCTTTTTCTAGTTTGCATAATGTAAGTTGAGTTGAGGGGTGATAGAGAATTTGCATTTCCCAACACCAGAAGtagaattaagaaaataattgataaCAAAAGGTGAAAATGGAGAAACTTTTCCATTGTTATTTTGCTAATTGCTTCAATTTGGTTATGTAAATAAGAAGAAACACAAAGTTAAATATGGAGATCTGATTCTCTTTATATTTTGGTCaaacttaaggaaaatatttaatttaataaaagacaTTCCTAATAAAGAACATCTAATGAGTTTTATCCTATTTTGGAACTTTATCTATTTAAGATTGGGATTAGGCACAAGTatcccctagactatgaccgaaatcttagagacacaccttaactctTCTATTCCAACTTTGTCAGATTGGAAATGGAAGATGAAATTGATTCATCGAAAGGTATATGTATGGAAGGTTAGGTAACAAAGTTAAAGATGATGGAATGTCTCTGGAGAAGTTACACTATAGCAAATATCAGTATTTATAACCAGCACTGGATATAAATGTCGTTAAAAGCTTTAGTGACTCTGGATGCGAGATTTTtagaaacaaagaaaacataCAAGTTATAGAATTCAAGGAAACTAATGGGTGAGTCTCCACGAGACATTCAAGATTGTTGATCTTTCGAACAACAAGCTATATGGTACCATTCCTTCCGATATAGTATTAATCGGATTTATTGTAACTTTTGATCTCTTGATCAACGAATTCCAGGTGACATTGCAAATTGCTCTTTTCTTAATATCTTCAAATTAGACAACCTGAAATCGGCTCCTTACCTCGACTCAAGACATTTTGTGTTGCTAACAACATATTAAATGTCATGTTTTGTCAATGATGTTTTTTCAACTGGACCTGTTTTAGAACGCGTATGGAACTGTCGTGTTCTGTTTGTTTGTAGTTTTGTGATGGGTTAGTCGCTTTTCACTTTACTCTGTATACATCTTTTATTTTCCCTTTGGCTTATGCAGTGCTAAGAAGACGCTTCAGTGATAATCCAAATGAGAACAAAGGTAATGATGATCGATAGGCCAACAAAATGCAACAAATATATTGGAATGTTGCTGCGATTGCTCAAATCCATGACCAAACAGGGGACCCTGAAATGAATCAAGTTGAATGTGGACTAGAAGCAGGGGTAGAAACCATTATAGGTACGAGTTCGGCATAGGCTTCATGAAGAATACATCGTCCCTTCTAGTGGCGAAGGTACATTGACCCAAGGGTGGTCACTCAAAACGCACAATGTTGAAAAACTATATTGcgcatataaaaaataatagtgtaTATCGgtcaaaaacaactttttagAGATATATAGTGAAGTTTTGAACACCCTTAGCAAAATTCCTAAAACagagattttttatttgaatagtAGCAGCATCGGTGTATATTGTGCATTTGTGCTCGATTGACgtacgtccacaaaggagatgaac
This region includes:
- the LOC125877651 gene encoding protein ASPARTIC PROTEASE IN GUARD CELL 1-like; this translates as MSLDQTKLPDPPMPSYTFTVYHRDVFEKSKFKDYDSLHENRLARSHARANYLASVIKSQNGAQGGEMLELVPKSTDTIYRNGEYVATFLIGTQMIKNYLLIDTGSDLVWWQCGPCEACYKQDQPLYDSTASKTFRIIGCNKYALRCRTVDPAFHCNQENFECRYDLVYGDHVQTKGFIADDVITFNLDDHRTIRITFGCSKDQTGEKNFSAFSAGILGLGRGDGQYSLPSQFRGHIMSMCLPTFNSGKGSALSFHTSKWPRATSAKLLFNYRFPSLYYVNINKVYINDREVPVSPSWWKFKSDMGGGMLVDTGTTFTLLPHDFYIVFRYIFREEVRDIPMAEDPSNTFDTCYREYPSGGNLYFPVVKLYFGSVNSSTMLLLTQERVIVNHRGVYCLAFVGWDYDFSILGMTQLQGVGLTFDSSASTLSFDIDACD